The following coding sequences are from one Ctenopharyngodon idella isolate HZGC_01 chromosome 17, HZGC01, whole genome shotgun sequence window:
- the LOC127498804 gene encoding psychosine receptor-like isoform X1: MNVTEIWTTSPSLNETDDCYPPENPEKKVFVALHLAVVLIGIPSNVFFLFVSYRLIRQKNELGVYMFNLALSDLLFILCLPVWIQFTLHDTWFYGKTACVVCVFLLFTNFYTSAILLSCIAVDRYIAIVHPLQFREFRKRRIAFSVSIAAWIFAVAFNAITVHPNSVYYEDENYSVCLDIIPLSDIQKRVNVARFAVGFLIPALVVGFCYWQIYSDIKKNQTLGSMERRHVFKLLGGILLTLYLCFGPLHIMMVLRVLLENCPYPNWLFIGYKATVFLSMLNCLADPLLYGLLSRTGQASASNLLLVFGRIWKNERHKEMGEQNQQILGTGTDCNHKSPIYCTSELPL; this comes from the coding sequence ATGAATGTAACGGAGATATGGACGACCTCCCCCAGCCTGAACGAAACTGACGACTGCTATCCGCCTGAGAATCCAGAAAAGAAAGTATTCGTCGCCTTGCACTTGGCTGTGGTCCTGATCGGCATCCCGTCCAACGTCTTCTTCCTGTTTGTGTCGTACCGGCTTATCCGTCAGAAGAACGAGTTGGGCGTTTACATGTTTAACCTGGCTCTCTCGGACCTCTTGTTTATCTTGTGTTTGCCCGTGTGGATTCAGTTCACTCTTCACGACACTTGGTTTTACGGCAAGACCGCGTGTGTCGTGTGCGTTTTCCTGCTCTTCACAAACTTCTACACCAGCGCCATACTTCTGAGCTGCATCGCTGTGGATCGCTACATAGCCATCGTTCACCCGCTTCAGTTTCGCGAGTTTAGAAAGCGGAGGATTGCGTTCAGCGTGAGCATTGCCGCTTGGATTTTTGCAGTCGCATTCAATGCAATCACTGTGCATCCAAATAGTGTCTACTATGAGGATGAGAATTATTCAGTCTGCTTGGACATAATTCCTTTGTCAGATATACAAAAAAGGGTCAATGTCGCTCGTTTTGCAGTAGGCTTCCTCATTCCCGCATTGGTGGTGGGTTTCTGTTATTGGCAGATCTATTCGGATATAAAGAAAAACCAAACTCTGGGGTCGATGGAGCGCCGGCATGTGTTCAAGCTTCTAGGAGGCATTTTGCTGACCCTCTACTTGTGTTTCGGGCCTTTGCACATCATGATGGTTTTGAGGGTTTTGCTGGAGAATTGTCCATATCCCAACTGGCTCTTCATCGGATATAAGGCCACCGTCTTCCTCTCGATGCTCAACTGCCTTGCCGATCCACTCCTGTACGGCTTGTTGAGCAGAACGGGTCAGGCCAGTGCTTCAAACCTGTTACTCGTCTTCGGGAGAATATGGAAGAATGAGAGGCACAAAGAGATGGGAGAGCAAAACCAACAGATCCTTGGAACTGGTACGGATTGCAATCACAAAAGCCCCATTTACTGTACATCTGAACTACCGTTGTGA
- the LOC127498804 gene encoding ovarian cancer G-protein coupled receptor 1-like isoform X2, whose amino-acid sequence MSIMALNASLNLTNCTHGNTVERNMYPTVYSLFFFVGFPANCLSLYMAWVLMKRGNNLAVYLINLSVGDLLYILTLPVWITMALEQKINDSLCSVIAVVMFNSFYVGSGFLCCISMDRYLAIVFPLHFIRVREVRTAVLVSATVWLVEIAVHLGLLAYTDAIRNFSTRRMCEEPMIMTSAGAIVAITRAVLGFLVPVLIMTFCFMQIIRSLKKSTSTVVSERRKICFLLLFLLFTYLVAFTPFQVVMFIRGLLEPGDCSVAQNLRDVYMVFVATTTINSVLDPIIYCLISDSAKTEMKNLFKCCGDQFSKIYSSVVKP is encoded by the coding sequence ATGTCTATCATGGCCCTCAACGCTTCTTTAAACTTGACTAACTGCACACATGGAAACACGGTGGAGCGGAACATGTACCCGACAGTTTACTCGCTGTTCTTCTTCGTTGGATTTCCAGCAAACTGTTTGTCCCTGTACATGGCCTGGGTTCTGATGAAGAGGGGCAATAATTTGGCGGTTTATCTGATTAATTTGTCTGTCGGAGACCTGCTGTATATCCTAACTCTACCCGTTTGGATCACGATGGCACTGGAGCAGAAGATAAACGACAGTCTGTGCAGCGTTATTGCGGTGGTCATGTTCAACAGCTTCTATGTGGGCTCAGGGTTTCTGTGCTGCATCTCTATGGATCGATATTTAGCCATAGTGTTTCCGCTGCATTTCATACGGGTTCGAGAGGTCAGAACCGCCGTGCTGGTGAGCGCCACCGTATGGCTGGTGGAGATTGCGGTTCATCTCGGTCTTCTGGCCTACACGGATGCCATCAGGAACTTTTCCACCCGTCGAATGTGCGAGGAGCCGATGATCATGACCAGCGCCGGCGCCATCGTGGCCATCACTCGCGCCGTCCTGGGATTTCTCGTTCCTGTGCTCATTATGACCTTCTGCTTCATGCAGATCATCAGGTCGCTGAAGAAAAGCACATCCACTGTGGTCAGCGAACGGAGAAAGATTTGCTTTCTACTCCTGTTTCTTCTGTTCACCTACTTAGTGGCTTTTACCCCGTTTCAGGTGGTGATGTTCATCAGAGGACTGCTGGAGCCCGGAGACTGCAGCGTCGCGCAGAATCTGAGAGATGTTTACATGGTGTTTGTGGCCACCACGACAATAAACAGCGTTTTAGACCCCATCATTTATTGTCTCATAAGTGACAGTGccaaaactgaaatgaaaaaccTTTTTAAGTGCTGTGGGGACCAATTCAGCAAGATTTATTCATCTGTGGTGAAACCATGA
- the bdkrb1 gene encoding B1 bradykinin receptor, with protein MQPEQLVSMVTLQPPNTSATPAYMEFFNSTDWQLVYSIIPPYIFIVCLTGILGNSFVLLVFLLQRSRWSVPEIYLGNLALADLILLVCLPFWAMNILNYFMWSYGEFMCKVVNLSINVNMYTSIYMLVMVNVDRYLALVLTMKARWLRRKRYAKLICVVLWLFGVGMGCPTAVIRKLKEIPAHQAVECMLDYPSKSWRVAHLMQLNLVGFALPFLVITFCCFNIVRALKRRRDNGNWEDRNDRKATILVCAVTLFFLVCWGPFHFVTFIDILCDLLVLDENKWYNFLNIGNQFSVYLAFSNSCLNPGLYVCTGNYFRRKVSSIYNRRKRSLDVTTQQRTVLTSTTTGNQIKPVVLYEKDYC; from the coding sequence ATGCAACCAGAACAGCTTGTGTCAATGGTGACACTTCAGCCTCCAAACACATCCGCCACTCCAGCATACATGGAGTTTTTCAACTCAACAGACTGGCAACTAGTCTATTCCATTATCCCACCGTACATCTTCATCGTGTGCTTGACAGGAATTCTAGGAAATTCTTTCGTATTGCTAGTTTTCTTGCTCCAGCGAAGCCGATGGTCCGTCCCTGAGATCTACCTTGGTAATCTGGCACTGGCTGACCTCATCCTACTAGTCTGTCTGCCTTTTTGGGCGATGAACATCCTTAACTATTTCATGTGGTCTTATGGGGAATTCATGTGCAAGGTCGTCAACCTCTCCATCAACGTCAACATGTACACCAGCATCTACATGCTGGTCATGGTGAACGTGGACCGCTACCTCGCGCTCGTCTTGACCATGAAGGCCAGATGGCTGCGGCGGAAACGCTACGCCAAACTCATTTGTGTTGTTCTTTGGCTGTTTGGTGTGGGAATGGGTTGTCCGACTGCCGTAATCCGAAAACTTAAAGAAATTCCGGCTCACCAAGCCGTCGAATGCATGCTGGATTATCCCAGTAAAAGTTGGAGAGTGGCTCATCTTATGCAACTAAACCTGGTGGGATTTGCTCTGCCGTTCCTGGTCATCACATTCTGCTGTTTCAATATCGTCCGAGCCTTGAAGCGGAGGAGAGACAACGGTAACTGGGAAGACAGAAACGACAGGAAGGCTACGATCCTGGTGTGCGCCGTCACCTTGTTCTTTCTCGTCTGCTGGGGCCCGTTTCACTTCGTAACTTTCATCGATATACTCTGTGATCTGTTGGTTTTGGATGAGAATAAGTGGTACAACTTCTTAAATATTGGAAACCAGTTTTCCGTATACTTGGCGTTCTCAAACAGCTGCCTGAATCCGGGGCTCTACGTCTGCACAGGAAACTATTTCAGGAGGAAAGTCAGCAGCATCTATAACAGAAGAAAACGCTCCTTGGATGTGACTACTCAGCAGCGGACGGTTTTAACATCTACGACAACTGGCAATCAAATCAAGCCGGTTGTGTTATATGAGAAAGACTATTGTTAG